The genomic DNA GCGCGGCGATGCAGTCGTCGACGTACGCCTCGGCCACCTCGACCTTCGTGACCATCTCGGCGATCTTGAACTTGTTGTGCTGGAACATGCCGATCGGCTGGCCGAAGGCCTTGCGGTCCTTGCAGTACTGGATGGTCTCGGCCAGGATCTGCTTGGCGTTGGAGACGTTCGCGATCGCGTTGCCGATCCGCTCCTGCGGCAGGTGCTGCATCATCGCAATGAAGCCCATGCCCTCCTGACCGAGCAGGTTCGCCGCGGGCACGCGGACGTTCTCGAAGAACAGCTCCGAGGTGTCCGACTCCACCTGGCCCACCTTGTCGAGCGGCTGGCCCTTCGTGAAGCCCGGCATGTCCTTCTCCAGCACGAGCAGCGAGATGCCGCGCGCGCCCTTGCTCGGGTCGGTGCGCACGGCCACGACCGCGAGATCGCACTGGTGCCCGTTGGTGATGAAGGTCTTGGAGCCGTTGACGATCCAGTCGTCGCCGTCCTTGACCGCCGTGGTCTTGAGGTTGGCCAGGTCGGAGCCGCCGGACGGCTCGGTCATCCCGATCGCGAGAATCAGCTCACCCGCGGCCACCCCGGGCAGCCAGCGCTGCTTCTGCTCGTCGGTGCCCATGTGCACGATGTACGGCGCGGTGATGTCCGCGTGGATCCCGAAGCAGGACGCCGCCGCCGCCGTGAACTTGCCCATCTCCTCGGCGAAGACCGAGTTGAAGCGGTAGTCCTCGACGCCCGCACCGCCGTACTCCTCCGGAATGGCGAGCCCGAAGAATCCCTGCTTGCCGGCCTCCAGCCAGATGTCCCGCGCGATGACGTGGTCCTTGATCATCTGCTCGGCGCGGGGCTTGAGCGTGCGGTCGACGAACTCGCGCACGGAGTTGCGGAAGTCCTCGTGCTCCTCGCTGTACAGGTTGCGGGGCATGCCTGCTCCTTCTCAGTCGGTCCGGCTCAGTTGGTCCGGGGGCGCCGATCTGTGCGCTCCGTCGGGTGCCTCGAATACCGGCTAGTCTACGGTAACTAAGCGCTTGCTTAGCTTGTCTCTGGAAGCATACTGACGGGTGGGTGACGCTTCGTCAACGGGAGCGTCCACGGGGCAGAGCCACGGCAACAGGAGGAACGATGGCGCAGGATCAGAGCCCGGGCCCGGCCGCCTCCGCGCTCAGCCCCACGGGGGACGCGGGCCGCGATCGGCTGCTGACCGCCGCCGTCGCCGCGTTCGGGGAGAAGGGCTTTCACGCCACGACCACCCGCGACATCGCGCGCGCGGCCAACCTCAGTCCCGCCGCGGTCTACGTGCACCACCAGTCGAAGGAGGACCTGCTCTACCTCATCTCGATGGCAGGCCACCGCGAGCTGTACGGCGCCCTGCAGGCGGCGGTCGCCGGGGCGGAGCACCCCCGCGATCAGCTGGCCGCCGTGGTGCGGGCCTTCGTCGGCGAGCACGCGCGGCGGCGGGACATCGCCCGGGTCGTCAACGACGAGCTGGACGCCCTGTCCCCCGAGCACCGCCGGGATGTCGATGCGCTCCGGCAGGCGATGGATCAGTTGGTGCGGGATCTCATCGCGGCGGGCGTCGCGGCCGGGGAGTTCCGGGTCGACGACGTCCACCTGACCGGGCGCGCGGTGCTTTCCCTGGGGATGGACGTGGCGCACTGGTATCGACCGAAGGGCCGCTGGTCCGTTGACCATGTCGCGGACACCTACAGCGACCTCGCGCTGCGGATGGTGGGCGCCTGAGGCAGTCACCCGGCCGCACCGGCCGGATGAGCCGTCGCGTGCCTCGCCGTGCCGACGGGGCCGAACCCCTCCCCATCCGGGCCGCCAACACTTAACAGATTGGTGCAACTATCGCGCGTTCACCCTGGTGCCGATCCGAACGGTAGCCGCCTGCCCCACCACCGACGGAACGAGGCCACGTGAACGACTTCCTCAAGACATTCTTCGGCCTGCGGGTCATCGCCGACGTGTTGCCCTTGCTCCTGACCGAAGGCGTCAAGAACACGCTGCTGATCGCCGTCCTGGCCATCATCTTCGGTCTGGTACTCGGTCTCGTCCTCGCCATGATGCTGCTGTCGCGGCACTGGCTCATCCGGCTTCCCGCGCGCATCTACGTCGACATCTTTCGCGGGTTGCCGGCGATCGTCACGGTGAGCCTGGTCGGACTCGGTCTGCCCGCCGCGCACCTCAAGCCGTTCGGGTCCAGCCCAACCGGGTACGCCGTGCTCGCGGTGGGCCTGATCTCGGCGGCGTACTGCTCGGAGATCTTCCGGGCGGGGATCCAGGCCGTCCCCGAGGGCCAGATGCAGGCCGGCCGCTCGCTCGGAATGACCCACCTGCAGACCATGCGGAAGATCGTCGTTCCCCAGGGCATCCGCAACGTGCTCCCGGCGCTCACCAACCAGTTCATCGTGGACATCAAGGAAAGCGCCCTGGTCTATCTGCTCGGGCTGACGGTCGGCCAGCGGGAGATCTACTTCATCGCCTTTGAACGCCAGTCAGATCTCTACAACTCCTCGCCGCTGGTCGCCGCGGGCCTGTGCTACTTGATGCTCACCGTGCCCCTGACGTACTTCGTGAACTGGTGGGACCGGCGGCTGCGCAGCGGACGGCGCCGTTCTCCCGCCAGGGCGCTCGATCCCGATCCGGGCGACCCCTCGAACCCGCCGATCGGCCCGACGGCCGGCGCCCCGGGGTCGACCCTGCCGGCTGTGCCCGCCCTCCAAACGAACGGAGCCGACGCATGACCGCCCCCACGCTTGACGCCACCAGCCCGGCCACCGGCAGCGCGTTCATCACGCTTCGCGGCATTCGCAAGTCGTTCGGCACGGTCGAGGTGCTCAAGGGCATCGACCTGGACATCGCCGAGCGCGAAGTGGTC from Austwickia sp. includes the following:
- a CDS encoding TetR family transcriptional regulator, translating into MAQDQSPGPAASALSPTGDAGRDRLLTAAVAAFGEKGFHATTTRDIARAANLSPAAVYVHHQSKEDLLYLISMAGHRELYGALQAAVAGAEHPRDQLAAVVRAFVGEHARRRDIARVVNDELDALSPEHRRDVDALRQAMDQLVRDLIAAGVAAGEFRVDDVHLTGRAVLSLGMDVAHWYRPKGRWSVDHVADTYSDLALRMVGA
- a CDS encoding amino acid ABC transporter permease, yielding MNDFLKTFFGLRVIADVLPLLLTEGVKNTLLIAVLAIIFGLVLGLVLAMMLLSRHWLIRLPARIYVDIFRGLPAIVTVSLVGLGLPAAHLKPFGSSPTGYAVLAVGLISAAYCSEIFRAGIQAVPEGQMQAGRSLGMTHLQTMRKIVVPQGIRNVLPALTNQFIVDIKESALVYLLGLTVGQREIYFIAFERQSDLYNSSPLVAAGLCYLMLTVPLTYFVNWWDRRLRSGRRRSPARALDPDPGDPSNPPIGPTAGAPGSTLPAVPALQTNGADA
- a CDS encoding acyl-CoA dehydrogenase family protein — translated: MPRNLYSEEHEDFRNSVREFVDRTLKPRAEQMIKDHVIARDIWLEAGKQGFFGLAIPEEYGGAGVEDYRFNSVFAEEMGKFTAAAASCFGIHADITAPYIVHMGTDEQKQRWLPGVAAGELILAIGMTEPSGGSDLANLKTTAVKDGDDWIVNGSKTFITNGHQCDLAVVAVRTDPSKGARGISLLVLEKDMPGFTKGQPLDKVGQVESDTSELFFENVRVPAANLLGQEGMGFIAMMQHLPQERIGNAIANVSNAKQILAETIQYCKDRKAFGQPIGMFQHNKFKIAEMVTKVEVAEAYVDDCIAAHVEGKLTAVDAAKAKWWAAQMQSEVLDECVQLHGGYGFMNEYRVARAWRDARVHKIWAGTNEIMKELIGRDLGL